The Micromonospora krabiensis genome window below encodes:
- a CDS encoding DivIVA domain-containing protein, with the protein MIYLTGGRLHPHDLRSAAFDTRWRGLDPDQVHDYLNRAADELERLHREVTTANTEAERIRQALRQWQSRYGSCQHARNSRWPR; encoded by the coding sequence ATGATCTACCTGACCGGCGGGCGCCTGCACCCGCACGACCTCCGGTCCGCCGCCTTCGACACCAGGTGGCGCGGCCTCGATCCCGACCAGGTACACGACTACCTCAACCGGGCTGCCGACGAACTGGAACGCCTGCACCGCGAGGTGACCACCGCGAACACCGAGGCCGAGCGCATCCGCCAGGCGCTGCGCCAGTGGCAGTCCCGCTACGGGAGCTGCCAGCATGCGCGCAACAGCAGGTGGCCGCGATGA